CACAGGCTTCTGTAACAAAGCTTAGCTACAATCTCCTGAAATCGTCCTTTGATTTTTGATCGGATTCATAAGAGGCTATACAACCTTAAGAAACCAAAGAACGTAAGACACGCTTAAGCCTAACGGTATCGCACCTGAAATTTTTGAACTGAAGAAGATAACAAAAAAGCCTCGCCGAACAAATCGGGAGACTTAAGGTCCTCCAAAGAGGAATGGTGGGCGATGAGAGACTCGAACTCCCGACATCTTCGGTGTAAACGAAGCGCTCTACCAACTGAGCTAATCGCCCATCCGGCAACGTTGAACATCCTCCAAGAGAGAATGGTGGGCGATGAGAGACTCGAACTCCCGACATCTTCGGTGTAAACGAAGCGCTCTACCAACTGAGCTAATCGCCCCCGTTAAGGGTGGTACGCCGTGTGGCGTGGGGAGCTATTTAGCTGCCCTCCCTGCCCTTGGCAAGGGGCAGAACTCAAAAAAATGACATTACCAGCAAAAAACCTCTGAGCAGCACGTCTACCTGTGAATTACCTGATTTAACAAAGGGTTGTCCACACAGCACTCAATTGGGTCCGCAGACAGATAATGCAATAAAAAAAAGGCCCCTGCCGCTCTTCAGAGCAACAGGAACCTTCAACCCATTACGAACAAGCCCAATTAGGCGTTGACCGCGTCCTTCAGGCCTTTACCAGCCTTAAATTTCGGCGTCTTGGAAGCCGGAATTTGGATGGTTTCACCTGTGCGTGGATTACGGCCTTCAGTTGCCGCACGAGCGGAAACGGAAAAGTTGCCAAATCCGATGATCCGAACTTCATCGCCGCTCTTCAGGGTTTCAGTGATTGCTTCGAAAGATGCTTCTACTGCTTCGCCTGCCTGTGCTTTCGTTAAGCCAGTTTTTTCCGCAACGGCCCCGATCAGATCATTCTTGTTCATGACAGTCCCTTTCTTAAATAACGTGGGGAATGCTTAGATTCGCGCTGCACTCCTAAATCGGACATTCGTTGTAAATTGCGTGCAAATCAAGTTGTGAACGGCGGAAAACAGCCACTTTCTGTGCAGTATCAACCAAAAAAAGCCCCAGAACTCATCCGGGGCTTTTGTATTCACAAATAGAGGACTCGGATTAGTGGGCTACGACCCCTGCACCCTTGTCATCTTTAGCCAATGCTTCGGAGCTAGACTTTTCTTCCTCTTCGCTGCACTCGATGGCTTCAGGCATCCGAACAAGAGCATGTACAAGCACTTCGTCCATGCGAGCGACCGGAATAATTTCCAATGCATTCTTCACATTATCAGGAATATCGGCAAGATCTTTCGCGTTATCTGATGGAATAAGCACCTTCTTGATACCGCCGCGCAGAGCAGCCAGAAGCTTCTCTTTAAGGCCACCAATAGGCAGAACCCGGCCTCGAAGCGTGATCTCACCGGTCATCGCAACTTCGCGGCGTACCGGAATTCCGGTCATCACGGAAATCACAGTGGTCGCCATGGCGATACCAGCAGAAGGACCATCCTTCGGCGTGGCTCCTTCAGGAACGTGAACGTGCAGCTCACGCTTTTCAAAGAGCGAAGGCTTGATGCCAAAGTCTTCAGAACGGGAGTGAACATAAGAGGCCGCCGCTGAGATAGATTCCTTCATCACATCACGCAGGTTACCCGTGACAGTCATTTTGCCCTTACCCGACATCATGACACCCTCAATGGTCAGCAACTCGCCGCCCACTTCAGTCCAAGCTAACCCGGTAACAACACCCACCTGATCTTCTTCTTCAACCTGACCATAGCGGAAACGTGGTACGCCGAGGTATTCCTCAACCAGCTCCTCGTCCACTTTGATCGCAGTCTTGTTGTTGATCAGAATGTCCTTCACAGCCTTACGAGCCAGGCTACTCATCTCACGCTCAAGGTTACGAACGCCCGCTTCACGGGTGTAAAGGCGGATAACCTTCTGCAGCGCTTCCTGAGTAATTTCAAACTCACCGTCTCTCAGACCGTGGTTTTTGATCGCTTTATCTAACAGATGGCGACGGCAGATCTCGATCTTCTCATCTTCGGTGTAACCGGCAATACGGATGATCTCCATACGGTCCATCAGGGGACCTGGAATATTCAACGTATTGGCAGTCGTCACGAACATGACGTCGGAAAGGTCATATTCCACTTCAAGGTAGTGATCCATAAAGCTGGCGTTCTGCTCCGGATCAAGAACCTCAAGCAGTGCGGAAGATGGATCACCGCGGAAATCCATGCCCATTTTGTCAATCTCATCGAGAAGGAACAACGGGTTGGATTTCTTCGCTTTTTTCATGGACTGAATGACTTTACCTGGCATGGAGCCAATGTAAGTCCGACGGTGACCACGGATCTCAGCCTCATCACGCACACCGCCAAGCGACATACGAACGAACTCGCGACCAGTTGCACGTGCAATAGATTTACCCAGAGAGGTTTTACCTACACCTGGAGGACCAACGAGACACAGGATAGGCCCGCGCAGCTTATTCGCGCGTTTCTGCACCGCAAGGTACTCCACAATGCGCTCCTTGACCTTCTCAAGGCCAAAGTGATCCGTATCCAGAACCTTCTCAGCAAGCGTCAGATCATGTTTAACCTTGGACCTTTTCGCCCATGGAATACCGATCAACCAATCAAGGTAGTTGCGAACAACAGTCGCCTCTGCCGACATTGGACTCATCTGCTTCAGCTTTTTCAGCTCAGCATTGGCCTTTTCGCGGGCTTCCTTGGAAAGCTTGGTCTTCTCAACGCGTTCTTCCAGTTCAGCAAGCTCATCGCGCCCGTCTTCCCCATCGCCCAGTTCCTTCTGAATGGCCTTCATCTGCTCATTCAAATAGTACTCGCGCTGGGTTTTTTCCATCTGGCGCTTAACACGAGATCGGATGCGCTTTTCAACCTGCAGAACGGAAATTTCGCTTTCCATCATGCCAAGCACTTTTTCAAGACGCTCTGTGATGGAGACAGTGCCGAGAAGTTCCTGCTTATCGTGAATTTTCACGGCAAGATGAGACGCAATCGTATCTGCAAGCTTGGAAAAATCATCAATCTGATTAACCGCACCGAGAACTTCAGGAGAAACCTTTTTGTTCAGCTTCACATAGTTCTCGAACTCCGAAATAACAGTACGACCAAGGGCTTCCACCTCAATCTCGTCACCGGAAGTCTCGTCAAGAATAACGGCTTCAGCCTCATAAAGATCCTCGCGGTCAGTGAACTTACCGATCTCGGCACGTGCACCTCCCTCAACAAGCACCTTTACGGTATTATCTGGCAGCTTCAAAAGCTGCAAAACTGTTGCAAGAGTACCGATCTTGTAAATCTGATCAGTATCAGGATCGTCATCCGCTTCATTCATCTGGGTGGCAAGCAAAATTTGCTTGTCAGAGTTCATAACCTCTTCCAGAGCGCGGATAGATTTCTCGCGCCCTACAAAGAGCGGCACGATCATATGAGGGAATACGACGATGTTGCGCAAAG
The window above is part of the Pseudovibrio sp. Tun.PSC04-5.I4 genome. Proteins encoded here:
- the lon gene encoding endopeptidase La, which codes for MADNEMRSVEETENSVFPVLPLRNIVVFPHMIVPLFVGREKSIRALEEVMNSDKQILLATQMNEADDDPDTDQIYKIGTLATVLQLLKLPDNTVKVLVEGGARAEIGKFTDREDLYEAEAVILDETSGDEIEVEALGRTVISEFENYVKLNKKVSPEVLGAVNQIDDFSKLADTIASHLAVKIHDKQELLGTVSITERLEKVLGMMESEISVLQVEKRIRSRVKRQMEKTQREYYLNEQMKAIQKELGDGEDGRDELAELEERVEKTKLSKEAREKANAELKKLKQMSPMSAEATVVRNYLDWLIGIPWAKRSKVKHDLTLAEKVLDTDHFGLEKVKERIVEYLAVQKRANKLRGPILCLVGPPGVGKTSLGKSIARATGREFVRMSLGGVRDEAEIRGHRRTYIGSMPGKVIQSMKKAKKSNPLFLLDEIDKMGMDFRGDPSSALLEVLDPEQNASFMDHYLEVEYDLSDVMFVTTANTLNIPGPLMDRMEIIRIAGYTEDEKIEICRRHLLDKAIKNHGLRDGEFEITQEALQKVIRLYTREAGVRNLEREMSSLARKAVKDILINNKTAIKVDEELVEEYLGVPRFRYGQVEEEDQVGVVTGLAWTEVGGELLTIEGVMMSGKGKMTVTGNLRDVMKESISAAASYVHSRSEDFGIKPSLFEKRELHVHVPEGATPKDGPSAGIAMATTVISVMTGIPVRREVAMTGEITLRGRVLPIGGLKEKLLAALRGGIKKVLIPSDNAKDLADIPDNVKNALEIIPVARMDEVLVHALVRMPEAIECSEEEEKSSSEALAKDDKGAGVVAH